The following proteins are co-located in the Billgrantia tianxiuensis genome:
- a CDS encoding DNA polymerase II gives MARPWQQPQPLLCLGGGRLIIDGIEALRQATWRFASFSLEHVAQELLGEGKAIDNPYQRMDEIERMFAEDKPALARYNLKDCELVTRIFAKTELIDFLLERASVTGLPADRSGGSVAAFSHLYLPRMHRLGFVAPSLAQGRGGEDSPGGFVMDSRPGLYDSVLVLDFKSLYPSIIRTFLVDPVGLVAGLSEPEVQTVPGFRGARFSRTRHALPDMVERVWQGREAAKREGNGPLSQALKIIMNSFYGVLGSRGCRFFDPRLASSITLRGHEIMRRTRELIEAEGFTVIYGDTDSTFVWLGSAHEEDEALAIGRHLAERVNRWWAQHLDGELGLTSALELQFETHFRRFLMPTIRGAEEGSKKRYAGLVRNEKGVEHVVFKGLETVRADWSPLAKIFQQELYRRVFVGEAYRDYVRDYVNRTLAGEFDEQLVYHKRLRRRLDEYRRNVPPHVRAARMADELNDRLGRPRQYQHGGWIRYVITVAGPEPLEARRSAIDYQHYLARQLQPVADAILPFLGDDFASLVDRQLGLF, from the coding sequence GTGGCGCGCCCATGGCAGCAACCCCAACCACTTCTTTGCCTCGGCGGCGGGCGGCTGATCATCGACGGTATCGAAGCCCTGCGCCAGGCTACCTGGCGCTTTGCCTCGTTCAGCCTCGAGCACGTCGCCCAGGAGCTGCTGGGCGAGGGCAAGGCCATCGACAATCCTTACCAGCGCATGGACGAGATCGAGCGCATGTTCGCCGAGGACAAGCCGGCCCTGGCACGCTACAACCTCAAGGACTGTGAACTGGTCACACGGATTTTTGCCAAGACTGAGCTCATCGATTTCCTGCTCGAGCGTGCCAGCGTCACCGGGCTGCCGGCTGACCGCAGCGGCGGCTCAGTCGCGGCCTTCTCGCACCTCTATCTGCCGCGCATGCACCGACTGGGGTTCGTGGCGCCGAGCCTTGCGCAAGGGCGCGGCGGGGAGGATAGCCCGGGCGGCTTCGTCATGGATTCCCGGCCGGGACTCTACGACTCAGTGCTGGTGCTCGATTTCAAGAGTCTCTATCCCTCCATCATCCGCACGTTCCTGGTCGATCCGGTCGGCCTGGTGGCGGGCCTGAGCGAGCCCGAGGTTCAGACGGTACCGGGCTTTCGCGGCGCACGCTTCTCGCGTACCCGGCACGCGCTACCCGACATGGTGGAGCGGGTGTGGCAGGGGCGCGAGGCCGCCAAACGCGAAGGCAATGGACCGCTCTCCCAGGCGCTCAAGATCATCATGAACTCGTTCTACGGTGTTCTCGGCTCGCGTGGCTGCCGCTTCTTCGACCCGCGACTGGCCTCGTCGATCACGCTGCGCGGCCATGAAATCATGCGGCGTACCCGTGAGCTGATCGAGGCCGAGGGCTTTACCGTGATCTATGGCGACACCGATTCCACCTTCGTCTGGCTGGGGAGCGCCCATGAAGAGGATGAAGCTCTTGCCATCGGTCGGCACCTGGCGGAGCGGGTCAACCGCTGGTGGGCACAGCACCTCGATGGTGAGCTTGGCCTGACGAGTGCGCTGGAACTGCAGTTCGAAACCCATTTCCGGCGCTTCCTGATGCCGACCATTCGCGGTGCCGAGGAGGGCAGCAAGAAGCGCTACGCGGGGCTGGTTCGCAACGAGAAGGGCGTTGAACATGTCGTGTTCAAGGGCCTGGAAACGGTGCGTGCCGACTGGTCGCCGCTGGCCAAGATCTTCCAGCAGGAGCTCTATCGCCGCGTATTCGTCGGCGAGGCCTACCGGGATTACGTGCGTGACTACGTCAATCGCACCCTGGCCGGCGAATTCGACGAGCAACTGGTTTACCACAAGCGGCTGCGCCGCCGGCTCGACGAGTACCGCCGCAACGTACCGCCCCATGTGCGTGCCGCGCGCATGGCCGACGAACTCAACGACCGACTGGGACGCCCACGGCAGTACCAGCATGGCGGCTGGATCCGCTATGTCATTACCGTGGCCGGTCCCGAGCCGCTCGAGGCACGTCGCTCTGCCATCGACTATCAACATTACCTTGCGCGGCAGCTGCAGCCGGTGGCCGATGCCATTCTGCCCTTCCTGGGAGATGATTTCGCCAGTTTGGTCGATAGGCAGCTTGGGCTGTTCTAA
- a CDS encoding alpha/beta hydrolase family protein produces the protein MQTGSLALLLAALSVGLQVSIGLAQAQEPESKRLLGIEAAGETEESGLEHPSEHLVVTDFPGELIDADLEVWQEHVPEVEDITVPASADDYDQPALFYAPESEEERPLLLVLHSWSTDYLQNIDIPLAQFAVANDWVFMHPDFRGANDGRPESTASDLVISDMEDALEYARENANVDESRIYLLGYSGGAMNALHLASRHPGTFAGVAAWVPVYDLVNWYEWNDRLGEKYAEEIAEACGGAPEEGSEAHDECMQRSPRAHMSDAAGEIRVLIAHGLDDETVPVEQALHAYNDLVEEEARLSQEQIEEIMESGEIPEALLELSLHEQRDYPFFDEAEAPVLLHLQSGPAELALFDGEHDMLYRPGLEWLALQERD, from the coding sequence GTGCAAACGGGCAGTTTGGCATTGCTGCTGGCAGCGCTGTCCGTCGGCCTGCAAGTCAGCATTGGCTTGGCGCAAGCGCAGGAGCCCGAATCGAAACGCTTGTTGGGTATCGAAGCGGCAGGCGAGACCGAGGAGAGCGGACTGGAGCATCCCAGCGAGCACCTGGTCGTGACCGACTTTCCCGGTGAACTCATCGATGCCGATCTGGAGGTGTGGCAGGAGCACGTACCCGAGGTTGAGGACATCACCGTGCCCGCTTCGGCGGACGATTACGATCAGCCGGCCTTGTTCTACGCGCCGGAGAGCGAGGAGGAGCGCCCGCTTCTTCTGGTGCTGCACAGCTGGAGTACCGATTACCTCCAGAACATCGACATTCCTCTCGCGCAGTTCGCCGTGGCCAATGACTGGGTCTTCATGCATCCGGATTTCCGCGGTGCCAACGATGGTCGTCCTGAGTCGACGGCCTCCGATCTCGTCATCTCCGACATGGAAGACGCCTTGGAATACGCCCGTGAGAATGCCAACGTGGATGAGTCGAGAATCTATCTGCTGGGCTATTCCGGCGGTGCCATGAATGCGCTGCATCTGGCCAGCCGTCATCCCGGTACGTTCGCCGGCGTAGCCGCCTGGGTGCCGGTCTACGATCTCGTCAACTGGTACGAATGGAACGATCGCCTGGGCGAGAAGTATGCCGAAGAGATCGCGGAGGCCTGTGGCGGTGCGCCGGAGGAAGGCAGTGAAGCCCATGACGAGTGCATGCAGCGCAGCCCCAGGGCGCATATGTCCGATGCCGCGGGCGAGATCCGTGTGCTCATCGCCCACGGCCTCGACGACGAGACCGTACCGGTCGAGCAAGCGCTGCATGCCTACAACGATCTGGTCGAAGAGGAGGCGCGTCTATCCCAGGAGCAGATCGAGGAAATCATGGAGAGCGGGGAAATTCCCGAGGCGCTGCTCGAGTTGTCGCTGCACGAGCAGCGCGATTACCCGTTCTTCGACGAAGCCGAGGCACCGGTTCTGCTGCATCTGCAATCGGGTCCGGCCGAGCTGGCACTGTTCGATGGCGAACACGACATGCTCTATCGCCCCGGCCTCGAATGGCTTGCCCTGCAAGAACGCGATTGA
- a CDS encoding diguanylate cyclase domain-containing protein — protein sequence MTSTLTLSSLRNRFLLSLCGVLCLALLSLVLIARYQIMPILLEDEEHFANAELDRAERALGGELNHLRRLVEDWAYWDDSYDFVMGERPQYVDSNLYEDTLETLDLDMMLFLDADLSAHWVAGFDEEGEYVSCPGVEPPCDWAAPAVAFLGRYIERKSDDATDTWLLARAELGMAALSPIHQSREKSPPAGWLAMVRPLDEPWLEQLRDTTGIQLELSPATGQEAPSQQLARISPTHMLANRLIPALPAGHAVHIEALLPRQRYQASLETFRFALYWTSGVLIVTLLLVLWLLECMVLQPLRQFAHYTQRLHQEIARPALPTNLVARRDEIGTLAREFNNLLKHQQQQSEQLIELTLHDPLTGVANRRLYDQRFEQALNRPGPQPRAAAMMIDIDHFKLYNDHYGHQAGDACLVALAQCMRRRLSDHGFLLARTGGEEFSVLLPGTSLDDALLHAQGLLEAIDDLALPHALSPTDDSVTVSIGVAAHHAELTTPSEIMRAADQALYQAKASGRNRVQAYHVHDQPSPIDR from the coding sequence ATGACATCGACGCTCACGCTCAGCTCCTTGCGCAACCGTTTCCTGTTGTCATTATGTGGCGTGCTGTGTCTGGCTCTTCTCTCCCTGGTCCTGATCGCGCGCTACCAGATCATGCCCATTCTTCTGGAAGACGAAGAGCACTTCGCCAATGCCGAGCTCGACCGGGCCGAGCGGGCCCTGGGCGGGGAACTCAATCATTTGCGCCGCCTGGTGGAGGATTGGGCCTACTGGGACGACAGCTACGATTTCGTCATGGGAGAGCGCCCTCAGTACGTTGACTCAAATCTCTATGAGGATACCCTCGAGACGCTGGATCTCGATATGATGCTCTTTCTTGATGCCGACCTCAGCGCGCACTGGGTAGCCGGCTTCGACGAAGAAGGAGAGTATGTCTCCTGTCCGGGAGTGGAACCTCCCTGCGATTGGGCAGCACCAGCCGTGGCCTTCCTCGGTCGCTATATCGAACGAAAGTCGGACGATGCCACCGACACCTGGTTGCTGGCCCGGGCCGAGCTCGGCATGGCGGCATTGTCGCCAATTCATCAGAGTCGTGAAAAATCGCCCCCAGCCGGCTGGCTCGCCATGGTCCGTCCGCTCGACGAGCCCTGGCTCGAGCAGTTGCGGGATACCACTGGTATCCAATTGGAGCTGAGCCCCGCGACGGGTCAGGAAGCCCCGTCCCAGCAGTTGGCGCGGATCTCGCCGACGCACATGCTGGCCAATCGCCTCATCCCGGCCCTGCCGGCGGGCCACGCCGTACACATCGAGGCCCTGTTGCCCCGTCAACGCTACCAGGCCAGCCTGGAGACGTTTCGCTTCGCCCTTTACTGGACCAGCGGCGTGCTCATCGTCACGCTGCTGCTGGTTCTTTGGCTATTGGAATGCATGGTGCTGCAGCCATTGCGCCAGTTCGCCCACTATACCCAGCGCCTCCATCAGGAAATCGCCAGGCCTGCCCTGCCAACGAACCTGGTGGCGCGCCGCGACGAGATCGGCACCCTGGCCCGCGAGTTCAACAACCTGCTGAAACATCAGCAGCAACAGTCCGAGCAACTGATCGAACTGACCTTACACGACCCACTGACCGGCGTGGCCAACCGCCGTCTGTACGACCAGCGTTTCGAGCAGGCTCTGAACCGACCTGGCCCCCAGCCTCGCGCTGCCGCCATGATGATCGACATCGATCACTTCAAGCTCTACAACGATCATTACGGCCACCAGGCCGGAGACGCCTGCCTGGTGGCCTTGGCCCAATGCATGAGGCGGCGGCTCAGCGATCATGGTTTCCTACTGGCCCGCACAGGGGGCGAGGAATTCAGCGTACTGCTTCCAGGCACATCGCTGGATGATGCCCTGTTGCATGCTCAGGGGCTACTCGAGGCAATCGACGACCTGGCACTCCCTCATGCGCTCTCCCCGACCGACGACAGCGTGACCGTCAGCATCGGGGTCGCCGCGCATCATGCGGAGTTGACAACCCCCTCGGAAATCATGCGTGCCGCCGACCAGGCCCTGTACCAGGCCAAGGCCAGCGGTCGCAATCGCGTCCAGGCCTACCATGTCCATGACCAGCCCAGTCCGATCGACCGCTAG
- the metG gene encoding methionine--tRNA ligase, which translates to MSNSTSAPRKILVTSALPYANGSIHLGHLLEYIQTDIWVRFQKSRGHECHYVCADDAHGTAIMLRAEQEGISSEALIERVSKEHQADFATFGVAFDNYHSTHSEENRYYSELIYTRLRDAGHIATRDIEQMYDPVKGLFLADRFIKGTCPKCKTPDQYGDNCEACGATYTPAELIDPVSAISGATPEVRSSTHYFFKLPDFADFLKQWTRGGHVQTQIGNKLQEWFESGLNEWDISRDAPYFGFEIPDAPGKYFYVWLDAPIGYLASFKNLCDRTGIDFDAYWRKDSEAEVYHFIGKDIVYFHALFWPAMLHGADFRTPTAVNCHGFVTVNGAKMSKSRGTFIKAATYAEFLNPEYLRYYFAAKLTSRVDDLDLNLEDFAARVNADLVGKVVNIASRCAGFVKKLGDGRLSAHCAEPELVARFIAAGDAIAEDFEAREFGRAVRKIMELADEANTYIADKEPWALAKQAGREQEVLEICSVGINLFRQLMVYLAPVVPAMAEQAREFLKLGSLNWESRHEVLLDHEIAKFKPLMTRVERDKIDAMIEASKEDLVEEQKLKEAAKGPLADDPIGERIAFDDFAKVDLRIARIAKAEYVEGADKLLQLTLDLGGETRNVFAGIRSAYAPEALEGRLTVMVANLAPRKMRFGVSEGMVLAAGNDDGIYLLSPDSGAEPGQRVR; encoded by the coding sequence ATGTCGAACTCCACCAGCGCCCCGCGCAAGATCCTGGTCACCAGCGCCCTGCCCTACGCCAACGGCTCGATCCACCTTGGCCATCTGCTGGAGTACATCCAGACCGACATCTGGGTGCGTTTCCAGAAGAGCCGCGGCCACGAGTGCCATTACGTATGTGCCGACGACGCCCACGGCACCGCGATCATGCTGCGCGCCGAGCAGGAAGGAATCAGCTCCGAGGCACTGATCGAGCGGGTCTCGAAGGAGCACCAGGCGGATTTCGCCACCTTCGGGGTCGCCTTCGACAACTATCACTCGACGCATTCCGAAGAGAACCGCTACTACAGTGAACTCATCTACACTCGCTTGCGCGACGCTGGCCACATTGCCACCCGCGACATCGAGCAAATGTACGATCCGGTGAAGGGGTTGTTCCTGGCTGACCGCTTCATCAAGGGCACCTGCCCCAAGTGCAAGACTCCCGACCAGTATGGCGACAACTGCGAGGCCTGCGGTGCCACCTACACGCCGGCGGAGCTGATCGACCCCGTATCGGCGATCTCGGGTGCCACCCCGGAAGTGCGCAGTTCCACGCACTACTTTTTCAAACTGCCGGACTTCGCCGACTTCCTGAAGCAGTGGACCCGTGGCGGCCACGTGCAGACCCAGATCGGTAATAAGCTGCAGGAGTGGTTCGAATCGGGGCTCAACGAGTGGGACATCTCCCGCGATGCCCCCTACTTCGGCTTCGAGATTCCCGATGCACCGGGCAAGTACTTCTATGTCTGGCTCGATGCACCGATCGGTTACCTGGCGAGCTTCAAGAACCTCTGCGACCGTACCGGCATCGACTTCGACGCCTACTGGAGGAAGGACTCGGAGGCCGAGGTCTATCACTTCATCGGCAAGGACATCGTCTACTTCCACGCCCTGTTCTGGCCGGCCATGCTGCATGGTGCCGATTTCCGCACCCCCACGGCAGTGAATTGCCACGGCTTCGTCACGGTGAATGGGGCCAAGATGTCGAAGTCGCGCGGCACCTTCATCAAGGCCGCTACCTATGCGGAATTCCTCAACCCGGAATACCTGCGCTACTACTTCGCCGCCAAGCTCACTTCACGAGTCGACGATCTGGATCTCAATCTGGAAGACTTCGCCGCCCGGGTAAACGCAGACCTGGTCGGCAAGGTGGTCAATATCGCCAGTCGCTGCGCCGGCTTCGTCAAGAAGCTGGGCGACGGTAGGCTCTCGGCCCATTGCGCCGAGCCGGAGCTGGTGGCGCGCTTCATCGCCGCCGGCGACGCCATTGCCGAGGACTTCGAGGCGCGCGAGTTCGGTCGCGCCGTGCGCAAGATCATGGAACTGGCCGATGAGGCCAATACCTACATCGCCGACAAGGAACCCTGGGCACTGGCCAAACAGGCAGGACGCGAGCAGGAGGTACTGGAAATCTGCTCGGTGGGTATCAACCTGTTCCGCCAGCTGATGGTCTATCTGGCCCCGGTGGTACCGGCCATGGCCGAGCAGGCACGCGAGTTCCTGAAACTTGGCTCGCTCAATTGGGAGAGCCGGCACGAGGTACTGCTCGACCACGAAATCGCCAAGTTCAAGCCTTTGATGACCCGTGTCGAGCGGGACAAGATCGATGCCATGATCGAGGCATCGAAGGAGGATCTGGTGGAAGAACAGAAGCTCAAGGAAGCGGCCAAGGGGCCGCTTGCCGACGACCCCATCGGCGAACGGATCGCCTTCGACGACTTCGCCAAGGTGGACCTACGCATTGCCCGTATCGCCAAGGCCGAGTACGTCGAGGGCGCCGACAAGCTACTGCAGCTGACTCTGGACCTGGGCGGCGAAACGCGCAACGTGTTTGCCGGTATTCGCTCCGCCTACGCTCCAGAGGCTCTGGAGGGACGCTTGACCGTGATGGTTGCCAACCTGGCGCCGCGCAAGATGCGCTTCGGCGTATCCGAGGGCATGGTGCTAGCTGCCGGCAACGACGACGGCATCTACCTGCTCTCCCCAGACTCCGGCGCCGAACCTGGCCAGCGCGTCAGGTAA
- the mepA gene encoding penicillin-insensitive murein endopeptidase, with amino-acid sequence MLSAALMTGGMSAAKAQSGDSTLTTPADWSEVNEPLAGLPRVVGPYDGGCIAGAVRLPEEGIGYQAVDLERNRHYGHPSLIDYVERLGERINRAGFGPILVGDMAQPRGGPMPYGHVSHQTGLDVDIWFRLDLPFLERSEREALEQPILVDPRTQRLDERWTDRHAELIRLAADDPRVTRIFVDSAVKRDLCEREWDDRTWLRVIRPWHSHDEHLHVRLRCPPGQAECVNQPPPPPGDGCQALAPTPRPETYPLPSRTLPPACRAILEH; translated from the coding sequence ATGTTGTCAGCCGCCCTCATGACCGGCGGTATGTCGGCCGCCAAGGCCCAATCCGGTGACTCGACGCTCACCACGCCTGCGGACTGGTCGGAAGTCAACGAGCCTCTGGCCGGCCTGCCGCGTGTGGTTGGCCCATACGATGGAGGCTGTATCGCTGGTGCGGTACGACTACCCGAAGAAGGCATCGGTTACCAGGCGGTGGATCTAGAACGCAACCGCCACTACGGGCACCCCTCGCTCATCGACTATGTCGAGCGCTTGGGCGAGCGCATCAACCGGGCCGGCTTCGGCCCGATCCTGGTGGGCGACATGGCCCAGCCACGGGGTGGGCCGATGCCTTACGGTCATGTCAGCCATCAGACCGGGCTTGACGTGGATATCTGGTTTCGCCTCGACCTGCCGTTTCTCGAACGTAGCGAGCGCGAGGCGCTCGAGCAGCCAATTCTGGTCGATCCGCGCACCCAGCGCCTGGATGAGCGTTGGACGGATCGGCATGCTGAACTCATTCGCTTGGCGGCCGACGACCCGCGGGTAACACGAATTTTCGTCGACTCCGCCGTGAAGCGTGACCTGTGCGAACGGGAGTGGGACGACCGCACCTGGCTGCGTGTGATTCGCCCCTGGCATTCTCACGACGAGCACTTGCACGTGCGCCTGCGCTGTCCACCGGGTCAGGCGGAGTGCGTCAACCAGCCTCCGCCGCCTCCTGGCGACGGTTGCCAGGCACTGGCACCGACACCTCGTCCGGAGACCTACCCACTGCCGAGCCGTACCCTGCCGCCAGCCTGCCGTGCGATACTGGAACACTAG
- a CDS encoding AtpZ/AtpI family protein — translation MAEARPDREYAPQPSVFERWAARYLQRHNRHQAIPRRARDDQQLDAIRRTLHRSVAWSMLAGILSGGAIGAMEWYMREGLLDGMQGMSLREQLPYWTGFFVVAGVISAVEIAFLYWNALRGVGTISRQAGAPLHASPKARLVLLGLTRVALEFPSPRHRIYGIDPYAQMSRWKLSVMAVMYRMKVGVSSFLLRVLLRRVLGRVALRGLLPLVMGPLYAAWNAIITWRILNKAREQALGPFAIEAQMESLERDPLSERARQVVLHSFGALIMANQDIHPNHVYLLLRLFETFGIQEHSIEVDWPQQRFALSRLERQEKHRVLDLLITATVIVGRCRSKRKRFLEELFEACDMAYPAEKIRRWRRQFMNGQRIGQRGSHSTSAQAYA, via the coding sequence ATGGCCGAAGCAAGACCGGATCGGGAATACGCACCTCAGCCCAGTGTGTTCGAGCGCTGGGCCGCTCGCTACTTGCAGCGCCACAATCGTCACCAAGCTATTCCGCGACGGGCTCGGGACGACCAGCAGCTCGATGCCATCCGGCGCACCCTGCACCGCAGCGTGGCGTGGTCCATGCTCGCCGGCATCCTCTCGGGCGGAGCCATTGGCGCCATGGAGTGGTACATGCGCGAGGGTTTGCTCGACGGTATGCAGGGAATGAGCCTGAGGGAGCAACTTCCCTATTGGACGGGCTTCTTCGTTGTCGCCGGTGTGATCAGCGCAGTGGAGATCGCCTTTCTCTACTGGAACGCACTGCGCGGTGTGGGCACCATCAGTCGCCAGGCCGGCGCGCCCCTCCACGCCAGCCCGAAGGCACGCTTGGTACTGCTGGGCTTGACCCGCGTGGCACTCGAATTTCCGAGCCCGCGGCATCGCATCTACGGCATCGATCCCTATGCCCAAATGAGCCGCTGGAAACTCTCTGTCATGGCAGTCATGTACCGCATGAAGGTGGGCGTCAGCAGTTTCCTGCTGCGCGTATTGCTGCGCCGCGTACTGGGGCGGGTTGCACTGCGCGGTTTGCTGCCGCTGGTCATGGGCCCGCTTTATGCCGCTTGGAATGCCATCATCACCTGGCGAATCCTGAACAAGGCCAGGGAGCAGGCACTGGGCCCCTTCGCCATCGAGGCTCAGATGGAATCGCTCGAGCGCGACCCACTTAGCGAACGGGCACGCCAAGTCGTACTGCATTCTTTTGGCGCACTGATCATGGCCAATCAGGACATCCATCCCAATCACGTTTACCTTCTCCTGCGCCTGTTCGAGACCTTTGGGATTCAGGAGCACAGCATCGAAGTCGACTGGCCCCAGCAACGCTTCGCCCTCAGCCGCCTGGAGCGGCAAGAAAAACATCGTGTACTCGACTTGCTGATCACTGCCACCGTGATCGTCGGAAGATGCCGGAGCAAACGCAAACGCTTCCTCGAGGAACTCTTCGAAGCCTGCGACATGGCTTACCCGGCCGAGAAAATCCGTCGATGGCGGCGGCAATTCATGAATGGGCAGCGTATCGGCCAACGCGGTAGTCACTCGACATCGGCGCAGGCATACGCTTGA
- a CDS encoding 3'-5' exonuclease, translating to MAVEEQGFVLTRHWRDTPAGCEVGFWLATEGGPRYLRLPPQPVVAFLAAEQRRRAQRILQGEPGVELKPLALRDFRQRPVVGLYCTQYRQLQQLARRLEESGIEVLEADVRPPERYLMERFITAPVSFTGRQADDGSLHDVQLRPEEGYRPRLRLASLDIETSAQGDLYSIAIACGEQRQVFMLGSPAGGNGEDGEIEGSPDFALEYCDSRRALLERLNAWFARHDPDAIIGWNLVQFDLRLLQRHAEQLEVPLRLGRGGEPLGWRAHGSNPNHFFASAAGG from the coding sequence ATGGCGGTGGAAGAGCAGGGGTTCGTGCTGACACGGCACTGGCGGGACACCCCCGCAGGTTGCGAGGTCGGGTTCTGGTTGGCGACCGAAGGAGGTCCACGCTACCTGCGCCTGCCACCACAGCCAGTGGTGGCTTTTCTGGCCGCCGAGCAGCGTCGGCGCGCACAGCGCATCCTTCAGGGCGAGCCGGGCGTTGAACTCAAACCCCTGGCCCTGCGCGATTTCCGTCAGCGGCCGGTAGTGGGGCTCTATTGCACGCAATATCGCCAGCTGCAGCAGCTGGCTCGACGCCTGGAGGAGTCCGGTATCGAAGTCCTCGAGGCCGACGTGCGCCCGCCGGAGCGCTACCTCATGGAGCGCTTCATTACCGCGCCGGTATCATTTACCGGACGGCAAGCCGATGACGGCTCCCTACATGATGTGCAGCTCCGCCCTGAGGAGGGATATCGCCCCCGGCTCAGGCTGGCCTCGCTGGATATCGAGACCAGCGCGCAGGGCGATCTCTACTCCATTGCGATTGCGTGTGGCGAGCAACGCCAGGTGTTCATGCTGGGCTCGCCCGCCGGCGGGAATGGCGAGGATGGCGAGATCGAGGGCTCGCCCGATTTCGCGCTCGAATACTGTGACAGTCGGCGTGCGCTGTTGGAGCGACTCAACGCCTGGTTCGCCCGGCACGATCCCGATGCGATCATCGGTTGGAACCTGGTGCAGTTCGACCTGCGCCTGTTGCAGCGTCATGCCGAGCAGTTGGAAGTGCCTCTGCGCCTGGGGCGGGGTGGCGAGCCGCTAGGGTGGCGCGCCCATGGCAGCAACCCCAACCACTTCTTTGCCTCGGCGGCGGGCGGCTGA
- a CDS encoding LysR family transcriptional regulator, whose amino-acid sequence MSFSNRDFMLLDQRLFKAFMAAAQTQSFTHAATRAHMTQSGVSQHIAKLEEQIGVTLFKRIGKKVVLTDAGKALMSYVRQQMHSTQQFMDRVHAMETRVAGLVSYAMPPSCLMSPHFPMLLERRRAHPDIELNITLTSTQEVVRMLLDNQADFGFVTENNNHPLLRYRLFCQEEYVLVSSDPASLQDLTDSSILEQRFIWYPGSSYYYDRWLKHVFPQRCNLNTYSLTYAGEINSINGAIDMVAGGLGMAVIPCHCVASLLEKERLYRHQASQPLLNDIHIITIKDHEYPRRVEQVIDWFFDMVADK is encoded by the coding sequence ATGAGCTTTTCCAACCGGGATTTCATGTTGCTGGATCAGCGTCTGTTCAAGGCCTTCATGGCAGCGGCGCAGACCCAGAGCTTCACCCATGCGGCTACCCGGGCCCACATGACCCAGTCTGGGGTCAGCCAGCATATCGCCAAGCTCGAAGAGCAGATCGGCGTCACCTTGTTCAAGCGCATCGGCAAGAAGGTGGTACTCACTGACGCAGGTAAGGCCTTGATGAGTTACGTGCGCCAGCAGATGCATAGCACCCAGCAGTTCATGGATCGGGTGCATGCCATGGAGACACGCGTGGCGGGGCTGGTGTCCTATGCCATGCCGCCCAGTTGCCTGATGTCGCCGCACTTTCCCATGCTGCTGGAGCGGCGCCGGGCACACCCGGATATCGAGCTGAACATCACGCTAACCTCCACTCAGGAAGTGGTACGCATGTTGCTGGATAATCAAGCTGACTTCGGTTTCGTCACGGAGAACAACAATCACCCGCTGCTGCGTTACCGGCTGTTCTGCCAGGAGGAGTATGTGTTGGTGTCCAGCGATCCGGCCTCGCTGCAGGACCTGACCGACAGTTCCATTCTGGAGCAGCGCTTCATCTGGTATCCCGGCTCCAGTTATTACTATGATCGCTGGCTCAAGCATGTGTTTCCCCAGCGCTGTAACCTCAACACTTATTCGCTGACCTATGCGGGAGAGATCAATTCCATTAACGGCGCTATCGATATGGTGGCCGGTGGGCTGGGAATGGCGGTCATTCCCTGCCATTGCGTGGCATCCCTGCTGGAGAAGGAGCGGCTGTACCGCCATCAGGCCAGCCAGCCGCTGCTCAACGATATCCATATCATTACCATCAAGGACCACGAATATCCGCGCCGGGTGGAGCAGGTGATCGACTGGTTCTTCGATATGGTGGCCGATAAATGA